Below is a genomic region from Burkholderia pseudomultivorans.
GGAAGAACGACACGACGTTCGCGACCACCACGGCGATGATCCCGCCGGCGGACGCGAGGCCGACGTCGAACTGCTGCAGGCCGAGCGCATAGATCAGGTACGACAGGTTGGTGGTCGCGTCGCCGGGGCCGCCGCCGGTCGTCGTGTAGATCTCCGCGAAGATCGACAGCAGGAAGATCGTCTCCATCATCACGACCACCGCGATCGCGCGCTTCAGGTGCGGCAGCGTGATGTAGAAGAACATCGCGAACGGGCCGGCGCCGTCGATGCGCGCGGCTTCCTTCTGCTCCTGGTCGAGCGACTGGATCGCGGTGAACAGGATCAGGAACGCGAACGGCAGCCACTGCCACGCGACGATCATGATCACCGCGGTGAGCGGATAGTCGGCGAACCAGTCGATCGGCGTCATGCCGAGCGCACGCATCGCGTTCGCGACGAGCCCGTACACCGGATGCAGGATCATGTTCTTCCAGATCAGCGCGGACACCGTCGGCATCACGAAGAACGGCGCGATCGCGAGCAGCCGCGCGACGCCCTGCCCGTAGAACTTGCGGTCGAACAGCACGGCCATCAGCACGCCGCCGATCACCGTGATCGCGAGCACCGCGCCGATCAGCACCAGCGTGTGCCAGATCGCCGGCAGGAACGACGGATCGGTCGCGAGGAAGCGGTAGTTGTCGAACCCGGCGAAACCCTTCACGTCGGGGTTCAGCAGGTTGTAGCGCGAGAACGAATACCAGATCGTCATCGCGAGCGGAATCGACATCCACAGCAGCAGCACCGCGACGGACGGCGAGACCAGCCAGCTCGCGCCGCCGCGCGCGCGACGCGGTTCGCCCGGCGGCGACGACGCATCGCCGACCGACGACGCATGGCTCAGGGGAAGACGTAAATGACGCATGATCGGAGTCCCTCCGGTTGACGCGCGGGCGCGAACGGCGCGCCCGCGTTGCCGCCGCGCCGTGCACGACGGCGCAGTCCGCGTTACTTCTGGTAGCCGGCCTGCCGCACCGCGCGATCGGCGGCGGCCTGTCCGGCGGCGAGCGCCTGGTCGACCGTCATCTGCCCGGCGACCGCACCCGCGATCGCCTGGCCGACCACCGTGCCGAACGACTGGAATTCAGGAATCCCGACGTACTGCACGCCCGTGTACGGCACCTTCTTCAGCGACGGATCGTTCGGGTCGGCCGTCTCGATCGCCTTCAGCACGAAGTCCGAGAACGGCGCGGCCGTCTTGTACTCGGGCCGCTGATAGGTCGACGTGCGCGTGCCCGGCGGCACCGACGCCCAGCCCTCGTCCTTGCCGACCATCTCGATGTACTGCTTCGAGGTCGCCCACGCGATGAACTTGCGCGCGGCGTCCTGCTGCTTCGAGGTCTTCGGGATCGCGAGCGCCCACGCCCACAGCCAGTGCGAGCCCTTCGGCGTGACGGCGACCGGTGCGGCCGCGAAGCCGATCCTGTCGGCCACCTGCGACTGCTGCTTGTTATAGAGCATCCCGGCCGCGACCGTCGCGTCGATCCACATCGCGCACTTGCCCGAAGCGGTCAGCGTCAGGTTCTCGTTGAAGCCGTTCGAGCTCGCGCCCGGCGGCCCGTTCTTCTTCAACAGGTCCACGTAGAACGTGATCGCCTTCTTCCATTCCGGCGACGTGAGCTGCGCATGCCACTTCTCGTCGAACCAGCGGCCGCCGAACGTGTTCACGACGGTCGACACGTACGCCATGTTCTCGCCCCAGCCGGCCTTGCCGCGCAGGCAGATTCCGTAGGTGCCCTTCGACTTGTCGGTGAGCTTGTCGGCGAACTCGGCGATCTGGTCGTAGGTCGGCTGGTCGGGCATCTTCAGCCCCTTGGCCGCGAACAGGTCCTTGCGGTAGAACGTCATCGAGCTTTCGACGTAGAACGGCAGCGCATAGAGCTGGCCGTTGTACGACAGGCTGTCGCGCGCGGTCTTCACGATGTCGTTCAGGTCGTAGTCGGCCGGCAGCCCGGTGATCGGCGCAAGCCAGCCGCGCTTGCCCCACTGCGGCGTCTCGTAGGTGCCGATCGCCATCACGTCGAACTGGCCGCTGCCGGTCGTGATGTCGGTCGTCGCGCGCTGGCGCAGCACGTTCTCCTCGAGAATCACCCAGTTCAGCTTGATGTCGGGGTTCGCCTTCTCGAACGCCGGCGACAGCTTCTTCAGCTCGATCATGTCGGGGTTGTTCAGCGTGGCGATCGTCAGCGTGCCCGCGCTCGCGGCGCCGGCAGCCGTCGCGAGCGCGACCGCGGCGAAGCGGCGGGCGGCGGCGGCGAGCATCGTTCGTTGCATGGCATGTCTCCTGTGATTGTTAGGGTCGTCGGTGTTGCGTGGTGTCGTTGCCGGCCGTCAGGCCGGCCGCTGCATTCCGCACGCGCGCGCGTAGTGCGCGATCACGTCGCGTATCCGGTGGCGCACCCACGCGCGCGGCTCGTGCGCGAGCCCGCCCGTGCGGCACGCCGCGTAGACGTCCGGCAGCCACTGCGCGACGAGCGTCTCGGGCACCGGCTGCCGCGCGAGATTGCCGAACAGCCGCTCGACCGCGGCCGCGACCGCCGGCTGCAGCCAGTAGTAGCGGATCCGGTCGCTGTAGCTGAACTGGCGCGCGAGCCGTTGTGCGGTCTCGTCGCCACGGTAGTAAGGCGCCCAGTGCTCGGGCTGCGCGCGCATCGCTTCGTCGACGACCTCGCGCAGCCGCGAGCGCCCGGCCGCGTCGTCGATCAGCGCGTCCTCGATGAAGCTCAGCGCGAACAGCGCCTCGCGCAGCGCGAAGGTCAGCGCGGGGCCGACCTTCAGGATCGCGAAGTGGTCGCGCACGAGCGCGGCGAGCGCGCCCTCGGTCTGGTAGTCGGTCGAGTGCGCCTCGAACACGAGGCGCGGCGTGCGCAGGATGCTCGCGCCGAGCGACGCGGCCTTCGCGCTGTCGTAGTCGAGCACGTGGCGATCGTCGAAGTCGACGCCGGGCTGCGCGACGATCGCCACGACGCGCGTCCACGCGCCGTCGAGCCCGGCCGCCGCGAACGCGGCGCGATGCGCGTCGAGCGTCGCCGCGATACTGTCGCTGCGCGTGACCGCGATCTGCGCGATCGCGTCGCCGCCGGATTCGCCGCCCGGCGTCGGCACCTCGGTGCCGATCACGTAGACGGGCGCGACGCCGGCGCGCGACGCCGCCTCTTCGGCTGCACGGCACAGCTCGGCCGCGCGCGCGGCGATCGTGCGGTCGTCGAGCGGCGCCGGATCGTCCGCGCAGGCCATGCTCGCGTCGAGGTGGATCTTCTCGAACCCGGCTTCGACATACGCGGCGACCATCGCGCAGGCCTCGCGCATCGCGTCGGCCGCGCGGCGGTGCCGCCACGGGTTCGGGCCGAGATGGTCGCCGCCGAGCACGAGCGCCGACGGCGCGAGCCCGCAGCGCGCGGCGATCGCGTCGACGTCGCGCCGGAAATCGGCGGGCGTCATGCCCGTATAGCCGCCGAGATGATTCACCTGGTTGCAGGTCGCCTCGATCAGCAGCGGCGAGCCGTCCGCACGCGCGGCTTCGCATGCGGCCTCCAGCACCAGCCGGTGCGCGCTGCAGACCGCATAGATGCCGCGCTGCGCGTCGGCCCGGTTCGCGTCGAAGATCATCCGCAGCACGGCCTGCGCATGCGCGCCGTGCACGCGCTCGGCGACGGTCGTCAGGCCGGACATGCGACACCTCGTTCGGTCAGGAAACGGTCGATTTCGGCGGCGCTGCTGTTGCCCTCCATCGGGCCGCGCCGCGTGACGGCGATCGCGCCGGCCGCATTCGCGCGGCGCAGCGCGACGTCGATCGGCGCGCCGGCGACGAGGCTCGCGACCAGCGTACCGCCGAAGCAGTCGCCGGCGCCGGTCGGATCGACCTCGTCGACCGGCCAGGCCGGCGCGTCGACGCGGCTCGCGCGATCGAACGCGACGCTGCCGGCCGCGCCGCGCTTGAGCACCACGCGTTCGAGCAGCGGATGCGTCGCGAGCAGGCCGGCGATCGCGCGCTCGGCCGGCTGCGGCCCGCAGAAGAACGGCAGGTCGGCCTCGCTCGGCAGGAACAGGTGGCAGGCCGCGAGCATCTCGTCGAGCGCCGCGCGCATCGGGCGGAAGCTCAGCATTTCACGGCGCACGTTCGGGTCGAACGAGATCTTCGCGCCGACGCGCGCCGCCTCGATCACGCCGCGCTGCACGGCCGCGATCGCCGATTCGCTCGTCAGCGACGAGCCCATCACGTGGAAATAGCGGCAGCCGTCGAACATCGACGCGTCGACGTCGGACGCATCGACGCAGGCGGCCGCACTCGTCGCGAGACTGAATACGAAACTGCGCGAACCGTCGTCGCGGTAGGCGACGAAGGCGGTGCCGGTCGGACGTTCGACGCGGCGGATCCGCGCGACGTCGACGCCGTCGCGTTCGAGCCGCGCGACGATTGCATCGCCGAACGCGTCGCGGCCGACGCAGCCCGCATACGCGACGCGCGCGCCGAGCCGCGCGGCCTGGTCCGCGAAGATCGCGGGCGCGCCGCTCGGAAACGGCCCCGCGAACAGGCCCGGCGCATCGAAGCCCTGGCCGCGCTCGGCGGCGACGAATTCGGCCAGCAGTTCGCCGGCGACCACGATCTCGGCCATCATG
It encodes:
- a CDS encoding carbohydrate ABC transporter permease, with protein sequence MRHLRLPLSHASSVGDASSPPGEPRRARGGASWLVSPSVAVLLLWMSIPLAMTIWYSFSRYNLLNPDVKGFAGFDNYRFLATDPSFLPAIWHTLVLIGAVLAITVIGGVLMAVLFDRKFYGQGVARLLAIAPFFVMPTVSALIWKNMILHPVYGLVANAMRALGMTPIDWFADYPLTAVIMIVAWQWLPFAFLILFTAIQSLDQEQKEAARIDGAGPFAMFFYITLPHLKRAIAVVVMMETIFLLSIFAEIYTTTGGGPGDATTNLSYLIYALGLQQFDVGLASAGGIIAVVVANVVSFFLVRMLARNLKGEYEK
- a CDS encoding ABC transporter substrate-binding protein, coding for MQRTMLAAAARRFAAVALATAAGAASAGTLTIATLNNPDMIELKKLSPAFEKANPDIKLNWVILEENVLRQRATTDITTGSGQFDVMAIGTYETPQWGKRGWLAPITGLPADYDLNDIVKTARDSLSYNGQLYALPFYVESSMTFYRKDLFAAKGLKMPDQPTYDQIAEFADKLTDKSKGTYGICLRGKAGWGENMAYVSTVVNTFGGRWFDEKWHAQLTSPEWKKAITFYVDLLKKNGPPGASSNGFNENLTLTASGKCAMWIDATVAAGMLYNKQQSQVADRIGFAAAPVAVTPKGSHWLWAWALAIPKTSKQQDAARKFIAWATSKQYIEMVGKDEGWASVPPGTRTSTYQRPEYKTAAPFSDFVLKAIETADPNDPSLKKVPYTGVQYVGIPEFQSFGTVVGQAIAGAVAGQMTVDQALAAGQAAADRAVRQAGYQK
- a CDS encoding D-tagatose-bisphosphate aldolase, class II, non-catalytic subunit; translated protein: MSGLTTVAERVHGAHAQAVLRMIFDANRADAQRGIYAVCSAHRLVLEAACEAARADGSPLLIEATCNQVNHLGGYTGMTPADFRRDVDAIAARCGLAPSALVLGGDHLGPNPWRHRRAADAMREACAMVAAYVEAGFEKIHLDASMACADDPAPLDDRTIAARAAELCRAAEEAASRAGVAPVYVIGTEVPTPGGESGGDAIAQIAVTRSDSIAATLDAHRAAFAAAGLDGAWTRVVAIVAQPGVDFDDRHVLDYDSAKAASLGASILRTPRLVFEAHSTDYQTEGALAALVRDHFAILKVGPALTFALREALFALSFIEDALIDDAAGRSRLREVVDEAMRAQPEHWAPYYRGDETAQRLARQFSYSDRIRYYWLQPAVAAAVERLFGNLARQPVPETLVAQWLPDVYAACRTGGLAHEPRAWVRHRIRDVIAHYARACGMQRPA
- a CDS encoding sugar kinase codes for the protein MAEIVVAGELLAEFVAAERGQGFDAPGLFAGPFPSGAPAIFADQAARLGARVAYAGCVGRDAFGDAIVARLERDGVDVARIRRVERPTGTAFVAYRDDGSRSFVFSLATSAAACVDASDVDASMFDGCRYFHVMGSSLTSESAIAAVQRGVIEAARVGAKISFDPNVRREMLSFRPMRAALDEMLAACHLFLPSEADLPFFCGPQPAERAIAGLLATHPLLERVVLKRGAAGSVAFDRASRVDAPAWPVDEVDPTGAGDCFGGTLVASLVAGAPIDVALRRANAAGAIAVTRRGPMEGNSSAAEIDRFLTERGVACPA